A stretch of DNA from Eschrichtius robustus isolate mEscRob2 chromosome 12, mEscRob2.pri, whole genome shotgun sequence:
GTGTAAGAGGCTTGTTTCCCACCGTTGCAGATACTTTAGTGATTAAAATGAGAACATGCGTTCTGCCAAGATTTCTGAGGAAATATGTGAATTTAGAAAATAGGGTACAGGATATAATAAAATATCTCAATATTTTGAGGAAGTTTCAGTTAATTGAGAAAGCTacaaattaagaaacaaaaacaacaaagaaggagATGATTGCACTGCCTCTAACTGAAGGCattctgctttttgtttcttctggGGGTTCTAGGATTTTCAAGGATTTTCTAGGATTTGtatataaaatgtacaaaaacTTGCTGAAATATCTCACTTGGTTTTATGTTCACTAATTCAATTTTCACCCAAAGCAATGTAAACATATTTCCATGTATACAGAAGAAATggatggaatgaaaaaaaaaaaggagaaagaaaggaagacaaagaaaaatcagaatctcTTATTACTCTATTAGCCTAAAATTCATCAACACATGTAAAATGACTGCTTTTATAGCCATATTGATTACTGTATTTGATACCCAATTTAATGAATTATCAGGCCGAAAATTCCATTACCTGGTACAACGTCTACTTCTTGTAAAAGGGTATGCCCTCTTTCACAGTTATTGCAAACTAGGTTAATGTAATGTAGCTATTGGTTCAAAGTTTGCATTTCAAACATAATAAAGTTTTGGAATACAAATCACctcatttgttttcattacttGAAATGCTGCTTGGGGAAATTTTTAGGCAAGTTACCAAAAGTATTACACCTCCCCCCCCAAACAGACCAGGCTTGTAACATGTTCCCAGCCTGCCGTGCTCTCATCTAACTTGTCCCTATGCTAGGTTTTACCCTAAAGAGCTTGACATGTTAAGCGTTGTGTGTTAATTTGCCTTTACTCTGCATAGGGCCAGGCATGTGCAGCACCTGCCCTGCACctgacactgtgctaggtgctgatgGATGTGGTCCTGGCTTTCTGCTACTGAGTACAGTCGTGGGAAACAGGAGCACCGCAGGAGACAGGTAAGCCCGGGAAAGGGGGTGGGTTTGGGGAAGGGAACTCATGGATGTGGGATGACAGTGCACCACGTGCAATTCGCTAGAAGACATCCAACCACTGGGAGATTTGCAGCCAACTCCTTCTGCCAGCAGTTTCCAAATACTCAGGGTGGCAGCACCTTTTCTGCCTTGGCTAACGAGTGTTTATGACTGTGGCAACAATTTGAATCCCTGAGTTACATTTTAGGACTATTTCAGAAAATTAATCAGAGGTTCcgtagcaggaaaaaaaaaagttgcctgcCTTACATATGGTCCTTATTACTCACTTGTGTTTTTAGGAGTGTGTAGATTTCTCATTTGGGGGTAAGGCAACATACCTAGCTACCTAGCTAAACATGTCATTTGCATTTTACAccttgggttatttatttattcttcatccCCCAAGAGATAGGTTTTATTGCTGATTACACtgtacagggggaaaaaaaaaaagaaaagacgaaGTAAAAAGTAAACTCTGCTTTCAAGGGCTTAACAGACCATGAATCCTCTCAGTTGCTTTTCAATTTCTGTGCACTGAGATTGAGTTTGAATTCACTGTCACCACAGTTGACTcaaaaagtttctttaaaaagggtAAACTCAACTTTGGTTATAAAAAACAAATGTACCGGGCAGCAAAATATGTGGGAAAGAGAGTGGGGAAAATATTGTCTGAACTTCAGTAGAATCTGATGAGTTCTCAGGAACACTGGGGAAATCTGTCGCCAATTGTCAGGACTTCACCCAACTTTCCAGAAACATCTGTAGTGCAAGAGATGGTGCTCCGGTTTCCTCTAAATTTCAAAGAATGTAACACCTACTAGAAGCCAGATTCTCAGAGAGCGCTCGAGAAATTGTAGATTGACTCAGCGAAATGTCACACGAACAGCAGCCCATGGGCTCTCTAAGACACTGAGCgtgcatttgttttgttttttcttttctttttttggctgcattgggtcttcgttgctgcacgcaggctttctctagttgtggggagcagggctactcttcttcgcggtgcgcgggcttctcattgcggtggcttctctttgttgcaaagcacaggtCCTAGGCACGCAgacgtcagtagttgtggcccgcgggctcagtagttgtggctcgtgggctctagagcgcaggctcagtagttgtggcgcacaggcttagttgctccacagcacgtgggatcttcccggaccagggctcgaatcaatgtctcctgcactggcaggcggattcttaacccctgagccaccagggaagcctgagcgTGCATTTCTGACAGTCGTAAGTAGGAAACCCATGTTTGCTGCATTCTGCTGAATCTGAATcttattttaacaatttaatgGTTTTCTGGGGGATTTTAACTGGtagccatgaaaagaatgaattGAACATGTCATTCTGATATATTTTTAAGGTAGTGAAATAGCCTAttgcacaatgaaatattacccaGTTGACATCTATATAGCAGTGTATCTTTGGATTAAAGAGATGACCTCAAGAGATTCAAGTTGTTTTTCCAGCAAGGGTGATTGCTATGCCTGGAACCAGAAATATTAAGGCGACATGAGCAAAGGCTGAAGGTGCTTTCAGGGAACAAGCACAGCAAACAGAATTATAGAAAATACGGGATCAACTGTCAAATCTCCAGTAATACCCAGCCTTGTATGGAATTTATCTGGCCCACAAAAAATTGTCATTCTTGGTAAAATTTATACTCCCACTTGAGTATCTTATGTTACTTATAAGACAACCATTTTTCATTCCAACCTATCATCCTGTTTAAGAGAAAATATCACAATAAGATGGGGAAAAACAGTGTATGGctgttttatggccaaataattaATCATCAGAAAATTTTTGAAtgattaaatttgaaaaataattctattttcaaCAGCTATAAAATCAGAACACATAACAAATTCTAGGGGAGACTGCTTGGTTgtataaaatattcaattatCTCCCCACTGAGACATTCAATAGTTTATTACGTCAACAATTTAATTGCAAAGGAtagacatttattatttttacacgTATGGTTATAACTTACTACTTACTCTGCCAGGCAGTAGAAGTCACTCCAGAATATCaatgttacatttttttctgacctAGACTTCTTCCTGTTAATGATGATTACTGCCAAGTTAGAACACATGTGATATTATTTCCGGAAATGCTGACATTTCAAAGACATCACCTTCTAAACTTGAAGAGGAAGCTATCTTTGTTGTCTGTtaaggatttttaatttttgcttctcAGGCTCACTAAATTACTAATGCTTCCCTTTAATTCCTTAACATTCTCACTTattgaaacctttaaaaatactaGAATACTTGCTTTTATTGtcactgttgttttaaaaattctttttctacatGGTGTGAAATcatcagagagaaagaaacaggattATTCTTATCAAAAGCGGCATAACTCTGATTAGTAGTACTTAAGTTTATTTGAAAAAGGAATTAAATGCTTTGTatgctgtttctgttttctatgtTGTGACATTTTACTAATTTCATTAGCAAGTTAAGCAGTGATAACAGTAAGTTAAGTCGTAAAAGTGAAGAAAGCGTGGTTTTTGTACTTCCTGAACGTATCCATTTAGCCAAGTTCTATCTTCTGTGGTTCTACCAGAATTGTTTGGAAAACACCAAACcatttaaataaatctttaaattgAAAATCATGTCATTTAAATTAGTATAGAACAAAGGTTTTATGGTTGGAAGATCTGAGATTGGGTCTATGCTCCATGATTTACCAGACACGTGATttttggcaaattatttaactttttagacaccttttcaccattgtaaATTGGATAATAATCACACACCATTTCACTGGTGGGGAGGCGCCGGAGGTAGCTCATGAGAGAAAACAGGAAGAACTGCTTTGTAAAAGTGAGGGCAGCACACAGCAGGTGGAATGTTATTCTTGTTCTTTAAGTTCATATGAAAAGTGCCTTTTGAAATTTTCGGAGGAAACACTCAAGATTTCTAATCTACAATTCCCAACAAGAGATCCTCCACTCTTTTCTTTCACATGTAAAAAAAAGTTGCTGAAATGACCTAACCACTTTTTCAGATGGCCACACTTGAGTTATGCTAACTTTTCTACTCTAGATTCCTTTTCATTGTCCGcttatttcaaataaatagaaatattgtTTTTATCTTCTCCAGGCCTATaactatgttttcattttcttttatagtcTGTTCCTTTCTGGCTTCATCAAAAAATTCAGCCTCTTCACAGTTCAAAGTACCACACACATTCTAGGTTTGTGATACAAAGTTTCTCTTTCCCACATTAAAACTGTTTTAGATTTAAGTTTCTTGTCATGTTGGCTCATATTTAAATACTTATTAATGAAACTGGCAATGGTATTTACTTTCAATTTGATTAACTCTGCCTAGAACTTTTACCGTTCAAAGATCTGCTCTGGTCTCCCGCTGAATAGCAGTCCtctcctattttctttcttctcttccggCTTTGTAAGGCTGTGTGCAAGGCCACCAGAGATGCCTTTcctcacttgtgtgtgtgtgtgtgtcaagaaCTCTAGTTCATCCGTTAGGACTCGATTCAGAAGTCCCTTTGCTCCTACTGTGCCCCataaacatctttatgggagcAGCTTTTAGACTGGAATTACAATTATCGAGTTACACTTCATTCTGCCCCTCAGATTACGGATCCACACTGGCAAGACAAAGCCTAAGATTTTTTCATATTGGTATTTCTAACACGTAACAGAAAGTTCATAAATGTTCGTTAAATGGCAAAATGACTACATTTCTCTTTAGAAAGGAGCTGCCAGTTTCTCCTTAAAATGGCAACAGGTGGCAATTTggatttttgtctctgttttctgcAGGATGTGATCATCATGGCACCTGCATCACTGATTCTTTTGGCGGCCACAGTGATACTGCAAGTAGACTTACTTCCTGATAAAAAATGTAAGCACCGTCTATTaaattcaatatttctttttttgagaaaaagtACATTACAAAAAGGATAGCATTATTTTCTCCTAAATAATAATTAACTAGgaaatgatcatttttaaaaaagggatggAACATTTATTCTTATCAGAATGCAAACTCTTTAAACCTGCTATATTTGAAGAAAGCAAAGTCGGCTGAAATGCACACCTTATGCTGCAGTTTACCCACACCTCATATTCCAAGTGTGGGTAAACGGGCACTCAGAATAAAGCTGCAGCTGATGGCCGTATTTGGAACCTCTTCCCAGGCAAGGGAATGGTTCCAAGCCCTCACAACCAAAGAATAAGAAGCTTCCAGTACGTTTGCTTCAGAAACTTGTTGATCAAtgggtttaagaaaaaaagaactgtcacATGGTTCCCCCATCAGCACTGTCTAAGAGACCTTGCTATGACCACGAGAATCTTCTGTATCTGCACTGTCCAGTGATAAACTatcgagcacttgaaatatggctcaTGCAACGAAGACAATGAACATTtgagtttatttaaattaaatagccacatgtggccagtggctaccataaTGGGCAGTGCAGTACAGAGCCTCAGAATACTGTATGTGGCAGGTGTGGAAGCAGAGTCGGGGAAGGCTACTGAATATTAAAGGTCAGTGGAAACATCCTCACATGTAGTAAATTAATCAAAGGAGGTTTCATAATTGTACAATATTGTAATTTTAGCAAAAATTATAAAGTTGTATAAACATATgcccaagaaaaaagagaatgaatgtATCACATGCTAATGTCACTCTCGGTGATAGAAGTGTGGGTAAATTTTCCTTTTCGTTTTTGATCATTTGTGCTTTCCAAGATTTCTAAGAAGAACAGGCAttgattttgtaatttaaatgaaATCTTTTATTTTGTGAAAGCTTTCATTTTCGAGGCAACATTAGAGAGCGGTTCATTAACGGGGGGAATAGAACACTTTTCTTTCTATAAATGCCTATTTGAGTAATTTTGCTCACAAGTTTTTTTGACCttgaataataagaaataaatccATTTAACATCATGAACCAGTACATACGCAAATATGTGAGTACACTTATATAATAGAAACAAGAGGTTCACGAAACAGTACTTCTTATATATTTGATGCACCtggtattttctattctattttcttCCATGTCATTAAACACATTGCTACCCACAAACTAATACATTATTGTAGTCCATTAATGGATAATGACCCTTTGAAAATTATGCTTGTATTGAGTAATGATATAGTAAAATATTCAGATTTCAATAAAATACCTATAGATGTTATAGGTAAATACCTgggcaaagttaaaaaaaaaaaaaaatgagttaaaaacaGTTCTAAGGAAACTTTTCCCAAGATTATTTCAGGCTACATTCTGATAGCCATAATAAAATACTATACTACACAACAAAATACTTAACaactttaaaatgttatgtaTAATTAAACATTGTgtggcttttttcttttgatctacagttttacttctcccacCCGTCAATTTCACCATTAAAGCTATCAATTTAGCTCAAGTTCTTTTACGCTGGGAACCAAATACTGATCAAGAACAAAGAAATGTCCAGCTAGGGTATCACGTGAAAATAAATGCTCCACAAGAAGAAGATGTAAGTATTTATTCTGACGGCAAtccttatttaaattttaattttgactgCATCTTCCTTATCAAAggaattttaactaaaaaaatagaaaaccactAAAGGGCTTTTTGTTATATTCCCAGTAGAGCAATGTCTCTATTGAAATGACTGAGAACTAGTGCCACACCTGCATTAAACAGCAGCTCGGAACATTTCAACTTTGGGACAATTCTTCCACTTAAAAATCAAGTTTAGTAACTTCTGAGGTACAATGGTTCAGATATTGGTTTTATACAATTTCCTCTAAAATAGCCaaaagaacagaagagaaaagccgaataaaagaggaggagggcagggtACCTAATCGCAGAGGCCAAGTTCGAATCCCAGTTCGGCCACTTCCTGACTTTAGAATCGTGGaccagtcacttaacctctcagagccCCAACTTCACTGCAGACATACATTAAAGCACCAGGTccctagtagatgctcaataaaattaaacaaattaaattccAGTCAATATGGAATTCTAGAGAATTTTCTGTCAAAAGTTACCTCTGGTGAGGAGACTGGAACTAGAGGTGGTGGTCAAAGGAAACTGGAGCCTTCATTgtaacattttgtttgtttttataagaagCATTTATTCAGGTATCCTTgaagaattaatttttatatttttattatgtatttttaaaacatgtacaCATCTCGAACTgggtaatttatttattcatttttttgtttgtttttttaaaagaattctttttaaatttatttatttatttatttatttttggccatgttgggtcttcgtttctgtgcgagggctttctctagttgcagcaagcgggggccactcttcatcgcggtgcacgggcctctcactgtcgcggcctctcttgttgccgagcacaggctccagacgcgcaggctcagtagctgtggctcacgggcctagttgctccgcggcatttgggatcttcccaggccagggctcgaacccgtgtcccctgcattggcaggcagattctcaaccactgcgccaccagggaagccctatttattcatttttaaaaccactttattTTGATATAACTGACCTGTAAAAAGCTGCACCTATTTAATGtctacaacttgatgagtttaggGATAAGGACATAACCTTGAAACAGTGGGTTTAATTTTTTCTAGCAAAACGATTTCATTGCATTCTGTTTACGTGCCAttttaaaagtggaagaaaacGCCTAGTTGATTAAAATAGTTCTCTCAGGGCCACTTCCCCTTTGCATATCGTGACCTGTGGGTCTTATTTTTAGTACGAAACCAGGAACACTGAGAGCAGACGCATAACCATCCTTCATAAAGGCTTCTCAGCAAGTGTGCAGACGGTCCCGTGGAACGACCGCTCCCTCCAGCCAAGCAGCTGGGTTTCCGCGGAGCTTAAAGCCCCACCAGGTAAGGCAGGCCGCTAAGAGCCCAGTTTTATATTTCAAGCTTTGTAAACACAGGGAAGTCAGAAAACAAAcacacctcagttttctcttcttttgttagTCACCAGTTCCTGCCCGGTGTTCTCTTACCTCATCAACACCCTCACCAAGACCATGATCACTTCTCAGTGTCATGACCAAGCCAACTGTGTCTGGCACGTCCCTGCCAGCACTGCGGATATTTCTCACTCCCCAGCTCAAAAGACAGAGGGTCATAAACAAAATCTGGGCCAATCAGGTCTCTCATAATTGGGTTCCAGGACATCTTTCCAACCACTCCCTACGTGATTCCTCCGCTTCTCAGATGGATTTCCAGGCATGACCCCTACACACCGGCACAGTCCTGCCTCGGAGTCCTCGCTTTCCTGGGCTCACCTGACTGCTTTTCTGAATCCTTCCTATACTTCATAGCCCAAATCAAATCGTACCTGCTCTGTGAAGCCCTTTTTGATGTTCCCCAATCACCACCCTTTCTAAAGAAACAAGCAGAAGCTGTCATGGCAatgtcttgttctttttttttttttttttttttaatttttattggaggataGTTAATTTACGCTGTTGTGTTACTTTccggtgtacaacaaagtgaatgagttatacatatacatatatccactcttttaaaaaatctttttgacCATCTAGGGTCTCCTGGAACCTCAATTGTGAATTTAACTTGCACGACGAACACCAAGGCAAATAATTACACACACTTACGGCCGTACCAAGTTTCTCTTCACTGCACCTGGCTTGTTGGCAAGGGTGCCCCTGAGGACACGCAGTATTTTCTCTACTATAGGTTAGTATCTGTTTTCACTTTCGCGAGTGGGTTGTTTCCTCCAGCCTTAAAAACTTATGAGTGTTCCAATTCAGGTATGGCTCTTGGACTGAAGAATGCCAAGAATACAGCAAAGACACCTTGCAGAGGAATATCGCCTGCTGGTTTCCCAGGACTTTTATCAATAGCAAAGGGCGCGACTCGCTTGCAGTGTATGTTAACGGCTCAAGCGAGGAAGCTGCGATCAAGCCTTTCGATGAGCTCTTTGCCCTTCATGCCATTGGTAAGATGGGCTTGACTCAAAGCCAAAATAACCGAATCGCAGAATCTCAGCACTGGGAGGGGTTATAAGGATCACCTTGTTTAGCTACTTGTCTGATGCTAAGTG
This window harbors:
- the IL5RA gene encoding interleukin-5 receptor subunit alpha, translated to MALHFSDVIIMAPASLILLAATVILQVDLLPDKKFLLLPPVNFTIKAINLAQVLLRWEPNTDQEQRNVQLGYHVKINAPQEEDYETRNTESRRITILHKGFSASVQTVPWNDRSLQPSSWVSAELKAPPGSPGTSIVNLTCTTNTKANNYTHLRPYQVSLHCTWLVGKGAPEDTQYFLYYRYGSWTEECQEYSKDTLQRNIACWFPRTFINSKGRDSLAVYVNGSSEEAAIKPFDELFALHAIDRVNPPAKVTAEIEGTCLSIQWEKPVSAFPVHCFDYEVKIYNTRKGYFQTEKMTTNTFISIIDGISEYSIQVRAAVSSACRAGGPSSEWSQPIYVGNNEQKPWTKWFLIAVTATICFILLIFSLICRICHLWTKLFPPVPAPKSNIKEFFVTINYEKTCSGETEIEVISYVEEDGSETLEDSVF